A window from Cryobacterium sp. SO1 encodes these proteins:
- a CDS encoding alkaline phosphatase family protein yields the protein MASLSAEPNPLGLPSTGKAVVVLADGLGVSNLRARAGHARFLTSNLAKADVVDGVFPATTAAGIASLATGVAPGTHGLVGYRVLDSAHDRVVNQLTGWDEQMEPHLWQNQPTVFERAAEAGIPSFAVGPKRFAGSGFSQAVLRGAHYLPAETIGARFAAARAVFDTEPRALIYLYVPELDISAHAHGWESPRWLAQLEALDAEAARFAGGLRQDEGMILTADHGVVDVPEARQVLFDTVPHLVAGVRHIGGDPRCLQLYTEPGVDADALADHWRAVEGERAWVFTRAEAVGAGLFGAVRAEALPRIGDVIVAARKLIAYYDSREPNQSARGMIGQHGSLTDEELRVPLVRLGAYRR from the coding sequence TTGGCGTCGCTGTCGGCCGAGCCGAACCCGCTCGGCCTGCCGAGCACCGGCAAGGCCGTCGTGGTGCTGGCGGATGGTCTGGGCGTCAGCAATCTGCGGGCCAGGGCCGGGCACGCCAGGTTCCTCACCAGCAACCTGGCCAAGGCCGATGTGGTCGACGGGGTATTCCCGGCCACCACCGCCGCGGGTATCGCCTCCCTCGCCACCGGGGTCGCGCCCGGCACCCACGGCCTGGTCGGCTACAGGGTCCTGGACAGCGCGCACGACAGGGTGGTCAACCAGCTCACCGGCTGGGACGAACAGATGGAACCGCACCTCTGGCAGAACCAGCCCACGGTCTTCGAGCGCGCCGCGGAGGCCGGGATCCCCAGCTTCGCCGTCGGACCCAAGCGGTTCGCCGGATCGGGTTTCAGCCAGGCGGTGCTCCGCGGCGCACACTACCTGCCGGCGGAGACCATCGGTGCGCGTTTCGCCGCGGCCCGCGCGGTCTTCGACACCGAGCCCCGGGCGCTGATCTATCTGTACGTGCCGGAGCTCGACATCAGCGCGCACGCCCACGGCTGGGAATCACCGCGCTGGCTGGCCCAGCTGGAGGCATTGGACGCGGAAGCGGCCCGGTTCGCCGGCGGCCTACGGCAGGACGAGGGCATGATCCTCACCGCGGACCACGGTGTCGTCGACGTGCCCGAAGCCAGGCAGGTGCTCTTCGACACCGTGCCGCACCTCGTCGCCGGTGTGCGGCACATCGGCGGCGACCCGCGCTGCCTACAGCTCTACACCGAACCGGGGGTCGACGCGGACGCGCTGGCCGATCACTGGCGTGCGGTGGAGGGTGAGCGAGCCTGGGTCTTCACCAGGGCCGAAGCCGTCGGCGCGGGATTGTTCGGCGCCGTGCGGGCCGAGGCGCTGCCCCGCATCGGCGACGTCATCGTCGCCGCCCGCAAGCTCATCGCCTACTACGACTCCCGGGAACCCAATCAGTCCGCACGCGGCATGATCGGCCAGCACGGTTCGCTCACCGACGAGGAACTGCGCGTTCCACTCGTTCGTCTGGGCGCCTACCGGCGTTGA
- a CDS encoding DUF3043 domain-containing protein: MAKQPVNPGAEPSIESADETKARLAGTPGGKGQPTPSRRVQEAANKRPLVPDDRKLAAKQARAKSAEGRERARLGMAAGEDKYLPSRERGPQKRFARDYIDARFNVGEFMIPVMFLVILLTFFPDPSVQTYGILALWAFFLVAIADCIVLGFILTKKIEAKFGADRAEKVRWYAAMRALQLRVMRLPKPQVKRGQYPA, translated from the coding sequence GTGGCTAAGCAACCTGTAAATCCCGGCGCAGAGCCGTCGATCGAGTCTGCCGACGAAACGAAGGCCCGCCTGGCCGGAACGCCCGGCGGCAAGGGCCAGCCCACGCCGAGCCGCCGGGTGCAGGAAGCCGCGAACAAGCGCCCCCTGGTTCCGGACGACCGCAAGCTCGCCGCCAAACAGGCCCGCGCCAAGTCGGCCGAGGGCCGCGAGCGGGCCCGTCTGGGCATGGCCGCCGGCGAGGACAAGTACCTGCCGTCGCGTGAGCGCGGACCGCAGAAGCGTTTCGCCCGCGACTACATCGACGCGCGATTCAACGTGGGCGAGTTCATGATCCCGGTCATGTTCCTGGTCATCCTGCTCACGTTCTTCCCGGACCCGTCGGTGCAGACCTACGGCATCCTCGCGCTCTGGGCGTTCTTCCTGGTGGCGATCGCGGACTGTATAGTGCTGGGATTCATCCTGACCAAGAAGATCGAAGCCAAGTTCGGTGCCGACCGGGCCGAGAAGGTTCGTTGGTACGCGGCCATGCGAGCCCTGCAGCTGCGGGTCATGCGCCTGCCGAAACCGCAGGTCAAGCGCGGCCAGTACCCGGCCTGA
- a CDS encoding dipeptidase: protein MTDTADTEAGTTQQDTAQTLESALRNAVERELPRTIADLCTLVRIPSVSWAAFDREHVRNSAEAVAELAREIGIFDAVTVTQAGIPGADELGQPAVLATRAAKNGRPTVLLYAHHDVQPPGLDEHWESPPFEPTVRGDRLYGRGAADDKAGVMAHVAALRALHAATGGDLDLGLALFIEGEEEFGSRSFATFLSENRQALRADAIVVADSNNWDIHTPAITTGLRGNVTFRLTVSTLAHASHSGMFGGAVPDAMMATITLLGTLYAADGSVAITGLTSHDAPTPSYEESALRQETGLLEGVQPIGHGTILSRIWSQPAMTVTGIDAPSVANASNTLTPSVSVQISVRIAPGQSAKEAAAAIEAHLRQNAPFGAHIQIDDLDTGEPFLVDTGGWAVAETRLAMTAGWGVNPVDIGVGGSIPFIADLVREFPDAQILVTGVEDPDSRAHSPNESLHLGVFTRAVLSEAFLLGRLNARTGH, encoded by the coding sequence ATGACGGATACCGCGGATACAGAAGCAGGAACCACCCAGCAAGACACGGCGCAAACACTCGAATCCGCGCTGAGGAACGCCGTCGAACGGGAGCTCCCGCGCACCATCGCCGACCTCTGCACGCTGGTGCGGATCCCCTCCGTGTCCTGGGCGGCCTTCGACCGGGAGCACGTGCGCAACAGCGCCGAGGCCGTCGCCGAATTGGCGAGGGAGATCGGCATCTTCGACGCCGTCACTGTCACCCAGGCCGGGATCCCCGGTGCCGACGAACTCGGACAGCCCGCCGTGCTCGCCACCCGCGCGGCCAAGAACGGGCGTCCCACCGTGCTGCTCTACGCCCACCATGACGTGCAACCCCCTGGACTGGACGAACACTGGGAATCGCCCCCGTTCGAACCGACCGTGCGCGGCGACCGACTGTACGGGCGCGGCGCCGCCGACGACAAGGCCGGCGTGATGGCGCATGTCGCCGCGCTGCGCGCCCTCCACGCGGCCACCGGCGGCGACCTCGACCTGGGCCTGGCACTCTTCATCGAGGGTGAGGAGGAGTTCGGCAGTCGCTCGTTCGCCACCTTCCTCAGCGAGAACCGGCAGGCGCTGCGGGCCGACGCGATCGTCGTCGCCGACTCCAACAACTGGGACATCCACACCCCGGCGATCACCACCGGGTTGCGCGGCAACGTCACCTTCCGGCTCACCGTGAGCACCCTGGCGCATGCGTCGCACTCGGGGATGTTCGGCGGCGCCGTTCCGGACGCGATGATGGCGACCATCACACTGCTGGGCACCCTGTACGCCGCGGACGGGTCCGTGGCGATAACGGGTCTCACCAGTCACGACGCACCGACCCCGTCGTACGAGGAATCCGCATTGCGCCAGGAGACCGGCCTGCTCGAGGGCGTCCAGCCGATCGGCCACGGCACGATCCTCAGCCGGATCTGGTCGCAACCCGCGATGACCGTCACCGGCATCGACGCGCCAAGCGTCGCCAACGCGTCCAACACCCTGACCCCCTCCGTCAGCGTGCAGATCAGCGTGCGCATCGCGCCGGGTCAGTCCGCCAAGGAGGCCGCGGCCGCGATCGAGGCTCACCTGCGTCAGAACGCGCCGTTCGGCGCCCACATCCAGATCGACGATCTCGACACCGGAGAACCGTTCTTGGTGGACACCGGGGGATGGGCCGTGGCCGAAACCCGCCTGGCCATGACGGCCGGGTGGGGGGTCAACCCCGTCGACATCGGCGTCGGCGGCTCGATCCCGTTCATCGCGGACCTGGTCCGGGAATTCCCCGACGCCCAGATTCTGGTCACCGGGGTGGAAGACCCGGATTCCCGTGCGCACAGCCCCAACGAGTCACTACACCTGGGCGTCTTCACCCGGGCTGTGCTCAGCGAGGCGTTCCTGCTGGGCCGCCTGAACGCGCGCACCGGACACTGA
- the erpA gene encoding iron-sulfur cluster insertion protein ErpA, with protein MTDTIETRTDAHGVGLTDVAAQKVRSLLTQEGREDLRLRVAVQPGGCSGLIYQLYFDERTLEGDAVMDYNGVEVVVDKMSVPYLEGASIDFEDTIQKQGFTIDNPNAGGSCACGDSFH; from the coding sequence ATGACCGACACGATCGAAACCCGCACCGACGCCCACGGCGTCGGCCTCACCGATGTCGCAGCCCAGAAGGTCCGCAGCCTGCTTACCCAGGAAGGCCGCGAAGACCTGCGTCTGCGCGTGGCCGTACAGCCCGGCGGTTGCTCGGGCCTGATCTACCAGCTGTACTTCGACGAGCGCACCCTCGAGGGTGACGCTGTCATGGACTACAACGGTGTTGAGGTCGTCGTCGACAAGATGAGCGTGCCCTATCTGGAGGGAGCCTCCATCGACTTCGAGGACACCATCCAGAAGCAGGGCTTCACCATCGACAATCCCAACGCCGGCGGCAGCTGCGCCTGCGGAGACTCTTTCCACTAG
- the coxB gene encoding cytochrome c oxidase subunit II has protein sequence MLRNRRLRWAAIPVAATLAIVLAGCTQAQLNGYLPGFEEGEAPVTNNTERVSGLWTTSWIVLLIVGLITWGLTIWAVVVYRRRKGQTGLPVQLRYNMPIEIFYTIVPLILVLGFFAFTARDQNAIEARFDEPDLQIEVIGKQWAWDFNYVTDDVFTQGIQGQPDLEGERGALVESEIPTLVLPVGKKIEIALEARDVIHSFWVIDFLYKKDMIPGKTNYMSVIPERIGTYDGKCAELCGEYHSLMLFNVEVVSEADYEAYVDSLRAAGNDGQVSNEYDRNSNLPGTDAPTAEEGN, from the coding sequence GTGCTCAGAAACCGCCGTCTCCGATGGGCCGCCATTCCGGTCGCAGCAACGCTAGCCATTGTCCTCGCCGGATGTACCCAGGCTCAACTCAACGGGTACCTGCCCGGCTTCGAGGAGGGCGAGGCTCCGGTGACCAACAACACCGAGCGTGTCTCCGGTCTCTGGACCACCTCGTGGATCGTCCTGCTCATCGTCGGTCTGATCACCTGGGGCCTCACCATCTGGGCCGTCGTGGTCTACCGACGCCGCAAGGGCCAGACCGGTCTGCCCGTGCAGCTGCGCTACAACATGCCGATCGAGATCTTCTACACCATCGTTCCGCTGATTCTGGTGCTCGGCTTCTTCGCGTTCACCGCTCGGGACCAGAACGCGATCGAGGCCAGGTTCGATGAACCCGACCTGCAGATCGAAGTGATCGGCAAGCAGTGGGCCTGGGACTTCAACTACGTCACCGACGACGTGTTCACCCAGGGCATCCAGGGTCAGCCCGACCTCGAGGGGGAGAGGGGCGCACTCGTCGAGTCCGAGATCCCCACCCTCGTCCTTCCGGTCGGCAAGAAGATCGAGATCGCCCTGGAGGCGCGCGACGTCATCCACTCTTTCTGGGTCATCGACTTCCTCTACAAGAAGGACATGATTCCCGGCAAGACCAACTACATGTCGGTCATCCCCGAACGCATCGGAACGTACGACGGCAAGTGCGCCGAGCTGTGCGGCGAGTATCACTCCCTGATGCTCTTCAACGTGGAAGTCGTGTCAGAGGCCGACTACGAGGCGTACGTCGACTCGCTCCGCGCAGCCGGCAACGACGGCCAGGTCTCCAACGAATACGACCGCAACTCGAATCTCCCAGGCACCGACGCCCCGACGGCTGAGGAAGGCAACTAG
- the ctaD gene encoding cytochrome c oxidase subunit I, whose protein sequence is MSTTTAPAGAPAATPAARPTGVDRKGNIVVRWITSTDHKVIGYMYLITSFIYFCLGGVMALVMRAQLFEPGLQIVQTKEQYNQLFTMHGTIMLLMFATPLFFGFANALMPLQIGAPDVAFPRLNAFSFWLFFFGSLIAVGGFLTPQGAASFGWFAYQPLASTTFSPGIGGNLWMVGLGLSGFGTILGGVNFITTIITMRAPGMTMFRMPIFTWNTLVTSLLILMAFPVLAAAMLAAASDRIFLSHIYDPANGGAILWQHLFWFFGHPEVYIIALPFFGIVSEVFPVFSRKPIFGYKTLIYATISIAALSVTVWAHHMYVTGSVLLPFFSLMTMLIAVPTGVKIFNWIGTMWRGSLTFETPMLWAIGFLITFTFGGLTGVILASPPLDFHVSDTYFVVAHFHYVVFGTVVFAMFSGFYFWWPKWTGKMLNERLGKWHFWLLFVGFHTTFLVQHWLGVVGMPRRYASYLPDDGFTWMNQLSTVGSMILAVSMIPFFLNVYVTARTAPKVTVNDPWGYGASLEWATSCPPPRHNFTSIPRIRSERPAFDLNHPEAGMPVGIGPAKDAPDAPTYDAGSEKVK, encoded by the coding sequence ATGAGCACGACAACAGCTCCCGCCGGCGCCCCGGCGGCCACCCCGGCGGCACGGCCGACCGGTGTCGACCGTAAGGGCAACATCGTCGTCCGGTGGATCACCTCCACCGACCACAAGGTCATCGGGTACATGTACCTGATCACCTCGTTCATCTATTTCTGCCTCGGCGGGGTGATGGCGCTCGTGATGCGCGCCCAGCTCTTCGAACCCGGCCTGCAGATCGTGCAGACCAAGGAGCAGTACAACCAGCTCTTCACGATGCACGGCACGATCATGCTCCTCATGTTCGCCACGCCGCTGTTCTTCGGCTTCGCGAACGCACTGATGCCGCTGCAGATCGGTGCACCCGATGTGGCCTTCCCGCGACTGAACGCGTTCTCGTTCTGGTTGTTCTTCTTCGGCAGCCTGATCGCCGTCGGCGGCTTCCTCACCCCGCAGGGTGCGGCGTCCTTCGGATGGTTCGCGTACCAACCGTTGGCCTCCACAACGTTCTCGCCAGGAATCGGCGGCAATCTCTGGATGGTGGGCCTGGGTCTGTCCGGTTTCGGCACCATCCTCGGTGGCGTGAACTTCATCACCACGATCATCACGATGCGCGCGCCGGGCATGACCATGTTCCGTATGCCGATCTTCACCTGGAACACCCTGGTCACCTCGCTGCTGATCCTGATGGCGTTCCCGGTCCTCGCCGCGGCGATGCTCGCCGCCGCCAGCGACCGGATCTTCCTCTCGCACATCTACGACCCGGCCAACGGTGGCGCCATCCTCTGGCAGCACCTGTTCTGGTTCTTCGGCCACCCCGAGGTGTACATCATTGCGCTGCCGTTCTTCGGCATCGTCTCCGAGGTCTTCCCGGTCTTCAGCCGCAAGCCGATCTTCGGGTACAAGACCCTGATCTACGCCACCATTTCGATCGCGGCACTGTCCGTGACGGTGTGGGCTCACCACATGTACGTGACCGGCTCGGTCCTGCTCCCGTTCTTCTCCCTGATGACCATGCTCATCGCGGTACCGACCGGTGTGAAGATCTTCAACTGGATCGGCACCATGTGGCGCGGTTCGCTGACCTTCGAAACCCCCATGCTCTGGGCGATCGGCTTCCTCATCACGTTCACCTTCGGCGGCCTGACCGGCGTCATCCTGGCGTCGCCGCCGCTGGACTTCCACGTGTCCGACACCTACTTCGTGGTTGCACACTTCCACTACGTCGTTTTCGGAACCGTCGTCTTCGCCATGTTCAGCGGTTTCTACTTCTGGTGGCCCAAGTGGACCGGCAAGATGCTCAACGAACGCCTGGGCAAGTGGCACTTCTGGCTGCTGTTCGTCGGCTTCCACACGACCTTCCTGGTGCAGCACTGGCTCGGCGTGGTGGGCATGCCCCGCCGCTACGCGTCCTACCTGCCCGATGACGGCTTCACCTGGATGAACCAGCTCTCCACTGTCGGCTCGATGATCCTGGCCGTGTCGATGATCCCGTTCTTCCTCAACGTGTACGTCACCGCGCGCACGGCTCCGAAGGTCACGGTCAACGACCCGTGGGGCTACGGCGCCTCCCTGGAGTGGGCGACCTCCTGCCCGCCGCCGCGGCACAACTTCACGTCGATCCCCAGGATCCGTTCCGAGCGTCCGGCGTTCGACCTGAACCACCCGGAGGCCGGCATGCCCGTCGGTATCGGTCCGGCAAAGGACGCGCCGGATGCCCCCACGTATGACGCAGGATCGGAAAAGGTCAAGTAG
- a CDS encoding cytochrome c oxidase subunit 4: MKANINLYWILTVFLAVVTVAYIVWGLVDPNQGRIEWVGTFAIALCALLVAFIGFYLSRVYKAQGGELPEDMLDANIDDGDPELGFFSPWSWWPILLAASAALLFLGLAAGFWISFIAVGLGVISLVGWVYEYYRGLFAR; encoded by the coding sequence ATGAAAGCCAATATCAACCTCTACTGGATCCTGACGGTGTTCCTTGCCGTGGTGACGGTGGCGTATATCGTCTGGGGCCTCGTGGACCCGAACCAGGGACGCATCGAGTGGGTCGGGACCTTCGCGATCGCCCTCTGCGCCTTGCTGGTGGCGTTCATCGGTTTCTACCTGTCCCGCGTGTACAAGGCGCAGGGCGGCGAACTGCCCGAGGACATGCTCGACGCGAACATCGATGACGGCGACCCCGAACTGGGCTTCTTCAGCCCGTGGAGCTGGTGGCCCATCCTGCTCGCGGCCAGCGCGGCCCTGTTGTTCCTGGGGCTCGCCGCCGGCTTTTGGATCTCATTCATCGCCGTGGGCCTCGGCGTGATCAGCCTCGTCGGCTGGGTGTACGAGTACTACCGGGGCCTGTTCGCCCGCTAG
- a CDS encoding ubiquinol-cytochrome c reductase cytochrome b subunit codes for MKPAETKKSGGFTGAAANYIDERTSVSTAVKELGRKIFPDHWSFLLGEVALYSFVIILLSGSFLTFFFQASMAEIEYDGSYVPLKGVEMSVAMASSLDISFDVRGGLLMRQVHHWAALLFVASIGLHMLRIYFTGAFRKPRELNWVIGFVLFILAMAEGFTGYSLPDDLLSGNGLRIIDGMVKGMPVVGTWISFLLFGGEFPGTAIVGRLYSLHILILPAIIVALIAMHLLFVVVHKHTQYPGAGRTNNNVVGYPVLPVYAAKAGGFFFIVFGVVMLMASFFTINPIWNYGPYDPSPVSAGTQPDWYIGFADGALRLIPPGLEWVIFGHTYSFNILIPLVGLGLFIAVVLLYPFLEAWVTGDKREHHILDRPRNAPTRTAIGAAGVTFYAGLWAAASSDIIATHFKVSMEGVIHTLQAVVILGPFIAYFIAKRVCLALQKKDREIVLHGYESGRIVRLPGGEYIEVHQPVDEYERWKLVSYTNYKPLELTPNAQGKVSPIQRVRAGLSRWFFEDRIAPVGTKELEESHADHH; via the coding sequence ATGAAACCCGCCGAAACTAAGAAGTCCGGCGGCTTCACCGGCGCCGCGGCCAACTACATCGACGAGCGCACCAGCGTGTCCACCGCGGTCAAGGAGTTGGGTCGCAAGATCTTCCCCGACCACTGGTCGTTCCTGCTTGGTGAGGTGGCGCTGTACAGCTTCGTCATCATCCTGCTCTCCGGGTCCTTCCTGACGTTCTTCTTCCAGGCGTCGATGGCCGAAATCGAATACGACGGATCGTACGTACCTCTCAAGGGCGTGGAAATGTCCGTGGCCATGGCGTCGTCGCTGGACATCTCATTTGATGTCCGCGGCGGTCTGCTGATGCGTCAGGTGCACCACTGGGCGGCCCTGCTGTTCGTGGCGTCCATCGGTCTGCACATGCTGCGGATCTACTTCACCGGCGCATTCCGCAAGCCGCGCGAGCTCAACTGGGTGATCGGCTTCGTGCTCTTCATCCTGGCCATGGCCGAGGGCTTCACCGGCTACTCGCTCCCCGACGACCTGCTCTCCGGCAACGGCCTGCGGATCATCGACGGTATGGTCAAGGGCATGCCCGTCGTGGGCACCTGGATCTCGTTCCTGCTCTTCGGTGGCGAGTTCCCCGGTACGGCGATCGTCGGTCGGCTCTACTCACTGCACATCCTGATCCTGCCGGCCATCATCGTCGCTCTGATCGCGATGCACCTGCTCTTCGTCGTCGTGCACAAGCACACCCAGTACCCCGGAGCGGGCCGCACCAACAACAACGTCGTCGGCTACCCGGTGCTCCCGGTCTACGCCGCGAAGGCCGGTGGATTCTTCTTCATCGTCTTCGGTGTGGTGATGCTGATGGCATCGTTCTTCACGATCAACCCGATCTGGAACTACGGCCCGTACGACCCATCGCCGGTGTCGGCCGGTACCCAGCCGGACTGGTATATCGGCTTTGCCGACGGCGCCCTGCGCCTGATTCCGCCGGGACTCGAGTGGGTCATCTTCGGGCACACGTACTCGTTCAACATCCTGATCCCCCTGGTGGGCCTTGGGCTGTTCATCGCAGTCGTGCTGCTCTACCCGTTCCTCGAGGCGTGGGTGACCGGCGACAAGCGCGAGCACCACATCCTGGACCGTCCGCGCAACGCGCCGACCCGAACGGCCATTGGCGCCGCCGGTGTCACGTTCTACGCGGGCCTGTGGGCTGCCGCATCGTCCGACATCATCGCCACCCATTTCAAGGTGTCCATGGAGGGTGTCATCCACACTCTCCAGGCCGTCGTGATCCTGGGCCCGTTCATCGCCTACTTCATAGCTAAGCGGGTGTGCCTGGCGTTGCAGAAGAAGGATCGTGAGATCGTTCTGCACGGCTACGAATCCGGCCGCATCGTGCGCCTTCCCGGCGGCGAGTACATCGAGGTGCACCAGCCCGTCGACGAGTACGAGCGGTGGAAGCTGGTCAGCTACACCAACTACAAGCCGTTGGAACTCACCCCGAACGCCCAGGGCAAGGTCTCGCCGATCCAGCGCGTTCGGGCCGGCCTGTCCCGGTGGTTCTTCGAAGACCGGATCGCCCCGGTCGGTACGAAGGAACTCGAAGAGAGCCACGCCGATCACCACTAG
- a CDS encoding ubiquinol-cytochrome c reductase iron-sulfur subunit codes for MASDETSGKDLTAADSSSVEHDTAAAGTAVVARDAVANPGFPPHRPRITDLDPRAEKRAERTVYTLFYLSIVGSIFAIAAYMIFPIVPEDPGSVRLNNLFIGIGLALALLALGIGAVHWGKALMHDEEGVDERHPVRGTEETRARAVEIFQQANTESGFGRRTLIRNSLIGALVVFPLPAVVLFRGLAPQDQDPVAMLKQTMWEKGTRLALDPSGALIKASDVTLGSSFAVIPDGLTDLEHGRLEEKAKSVVILVRMKPQDLIQSPERASWSYDGIVAYSKICTHVGCPVGLYEQQTHHLLCPCHQSQFDVADHAKVIFGPAKRALPQLPIAVDAEGYLIAQSDFLEPVGPSFWERQ; via the coding sequence ATGGCCAGCGATGAGACCAGCGGGAAGGACCTGACCGCTGCCGACTCCTCGAGCGTCGAGCACGACACAGCCGCCGCCGGCACCGCCGTCGTCGCGCGTGACGCCGTGGCCAATCCCGGCTTCCCGCCGCACCGGCCCCGCATCACCGACCTCGACCCCCGCGCCGAGAAGCGCGCCGAGCGCACGGTGTACACCCTGTTCTACCTGTCGATCGTCGGCAGCATCTTCGCCATCGCGGCGTACATGATCTTCCCCATCGTCCCCGAGGACCCGGGCTCGGTGCGGCTGAACAACCTGTTCATCGGCATCGGCTTGGCCTTGGCGCTTCTGGCGTTGGGCATCGGTGCCGTGCACTGGGGCAAGGCGCTCATGCACGACGAAGAAGGCGTCGACGAACGGCACCCGGTTCGCGGCACCGAGGAAACGCGGGCCCGTGCAGTGGAGATCTTCCAGCAAGCGAACACCGAGTCCGGATTCGGCCGGCGCACCCTCATCCGCAACAGCCTCATCGGCGCGCTCGTGGTCTTCCCGCTGCCCGCCGTGGTGCTGTTCCGGGGACTTGCCCCGCAGGACCAGGACCCGGTCGCCATGCTCAAGCAGACCATGTGGGAAAAGGGCACCAGGCTGGCACTCGACCCGTCCGGCGCGCTGATCAAGGCCTCCGATGTCACCCTCGGCTCCTCGTTCGCCGTGATCCCCGACGGTCTGACGGACCTCGAACACGGCCGGCTCGAGGAGAAGGCCAAGTCGGTGGTGATCCTCGTGCGCATGAAGCCGCAGGATCTCATCCAGTCCCCAGAGCGTGCCAGCTGGTCCTACGACGGCATCGTCGCGTACTCCAAGATCTGCACGCACGTCGGGTGCCCGGTGGGCCTCTACGAACAGCAGACGCACCACCTCCTCTGCCCCTGCCACCAGTCGCAGTTCGACGTGGCAGACCACGCGAAGGTCATCTTCGGACCGGCCAAACGCGCACTCCCCCAGTTGCCCATTGCCGTGGACGCCGAGGGATACCTCATCGCACAGAGCGATTTCCTTGAACCAGTCGGACCGAGCTTTTGGGAGCGACAGTGA
- a CDS encoding cytochrome c, translating to MPSTQKPTNGRARRTGRRSPLASVALIAIGLLFTGGAYAMISTSTATAQSDTASQQTVSEGEKLFASNCATCHGLSADGTGSGPSLIGVGAASVDFQVGTGRMPMQANGPQAIVKPVQFTEEQTEALVAYVASLAPGPAVPEAEYLDAAGDAAAGAELFRINCAMCHNVAGAGGALTEGKYAPALDGVTPQHIYEAMVTGPQNMPVFNDMNVSPEDKRDIITYLKYVENNPSPGGFALGSLGPVSEGLFLWIFGLGAIVALTVWITAKSN from the coding sequence ATGCCCAGCACTCAGAAACCTACCAACGGCCGCGCACGGCGCACCGGCCGGCGCAGCCCGCTGGCGAGCGTGGCCCTCATCGCGATCGGTCTGCTCTTCACGGGTGGCGCCTACGCAATGATCAGCACCAGCACCGCAACTGCTCAGAGCGACACCGCGTCCCAGCAGACCGTCAGCGAGGGTGAAAAACTCTTCGCCTCGAACTGCGCCACCTGCCACGGTCTCAGCGCTGATGGAACCGGCAGCGGTCCCAGCCTGATCGGCGTCGGCGCCGCCTCCGTCGACTTCCAGGTCGGCACCGGACGCATGCCGATGCAGGCCAACGGCCCCCAGGCCATCGTCAAGCCGGTGCAGTTCACCGAGGAGCAGACCGAGGCCCTCGTCGCCTACGTCGCTTCCCTTGCGCCCGGCCCCGCCGTTCCCGAAGCCGAATACCTCGACGCCGCCGGCGATGCCGCCGCCGGCGCTGAGCTGTTCCGCATCAACTGCGCCATGTGCCACAACGTCGCCGGAGCCGGTGGCGCGCTCACCGAGGGCAAGTACGCGCCCGCACTGGATGGCGTCACCCCGCAGCACATCTATGAGGCCATGGTCACCGGCCCGCAGAACATGCCGGTGTTCAACGACATGAACGTCTCCCCCGAAGACAAGCGCGACATCATCACGTACCTCAAGTACGTCGAGAACAACCCGTCTCCGGGCGGATTCGCCCTGGGATCTCTCGGACCGGTGTCCGAAGGCCTATTCCTCTGGATCTTCGGTCTGGGCGCCATTGTGGCCCTGACCGTGTGGATCACGGCGAAATCGAACTGA
- a CDS encoding heme-copper oxidase subunit III, translating into MAVGTIVWLGSEVMFFAGLFAIYFTLRSTAPELWQFEADKHNFTFALVNTLILVSSSITCQFGVFAAERLQARSTGWKPSQWGMVEWFFLTYALGAIFVSGQVLEYATLVSEGVTLASNSYGSAFYLTTGFHGIHVTGGLIAFLLVIGRGFAVKNFGHKEATSAIVVSYYWHFVDVVWIGLFLVIYVLK; encoded by the coding sequence GTGGCGGTTGGCACCATTGTGTGGCTGGGCAGTGAGGTCATGTTCTTCGCTGGCCTCTTCGCCATCTACTTCACTCTTCGCTCCACCGCCCCGGAACTGTGGCAGTTCGAGGCGGACAAGCACAACTTCACCTTCGCCCTCGTGAACACGCTGATTCTGGTCTCCTCCTCGATCACCTGCCAGTTCGGCGTTTTCGCCGCGGAGCGCCTCCAGGCGCGGTCCACCGGCTGGAAGCCCAGCCAGTGGGGCATGGTCGAATGGTTCTTCCTCACCTATGCGCTCGGAGCGATCTTCGTGTCCGGTCAGGTCCTGGAATACGCCACCCTCGTGTCGGAGGGCGTCACTCTTGCCTCCAACTCCTACGGGTCGGCGTTCTACCTCACCACCGGATTCCACGGCATCCACGTCACCGGTGGACTCATCGCCTTCCTCCTTGTGATCGGTCGCGGTTTCGCGGTCAAGAACTTCGGTCATAAGGAAGCCACCAGCGCCATCGTGGTTTCGTACTATTGGCACTTCGTCGACGTCGTCTGGATCGGGCTCTTCCTGGTCATCTACGTTCTAAAATAA